The Triticum dicoccoides isolate Atlit2015 ecotype Zavitan chromosome 6A, WEW_v2.0, whole genome shotgun sequence genome has a window encoding:
- the LOC119317882 gene encoding nucleobase-ascorbate transporter 6-like: MAGGGGGGGGGGGQKQDDLAPHPVKDQLPGVSYCITSPPPWPEAILLGFQHYLVMLGTTVIIPTALVPQMGGNNEDKAVVIQTLLFVAGINTLLQSFFGTRLPAVIGGSYTFVLPTISIILAGRYTNEPDPHTKFLKIMRGTQGALIVASALQIIVGFSGLWRNVARYLSPLSAAPLIALVGFGLYELGFPSVAKCVEIGLPELILLVIFAMYLPHTIHMMKSIFDRFAVLFTIPIVWLYAYLLTVGGAYRNVSPKTQFHCRTDRSGLIGGAPWIRVPYPFQWGAPTFDAGEAFAMMAASFVALVESTGSFIAVSRFASATPLPPSVLSRGVGWQGVGILLDGLFGTGNGSSVSIENAGLLALTRVGSRRVVQISAGFMIFFSMLGKFGAVFASIPAPIFAALYCVFFAYVGSAGLGFLQFCNLNSFRTKFILGFSVFMGFSVPQYFNEYTSVAGFGPVHTRARWFNDMVNVLFSSKAFVGGIVAYVLDNTLHRHDGAVRKDRGYHWWDKFRSYRTDTRSEEFYSLPFNLNKFFPSV, from the exons ATGGCCGGAGgtgggggaggaggcggcggcggcggggggcagAAGCAGGACGACTTGGCGCCGCACCCCGTCAAGGACCAGCTTCCCGGGGTCTCCTACTGTATCACCAGTCCACCACCGTGGC CGGAGGCCATTCTCCTTGGCTTTCAGCATTATCTGGTGATGCTGGGAACTACTGTTATCATACCTACTGCGCTTGTTCCACAAATGGGAGGAAACAAT GAGGACAAGGCAGTTGTTATCCAGACATTGCTCTTTGTGGCTGGAATCAACACCCTCCTACAGAGTTTCTTTGGTACCCGATTGCCTGCAGTGATTGGTGGATCTTACACCTTTGTTCTACCCACCATTTCGATCATACTTGCAGGACGCTACACGAACGAACCTGATCCACACACT AAATTCCTCAAAATCATGCGTGGAACACAAGGTGCTTTGATCGTTGCTTCTGCACTACAGATCATAGTTGGCTTCAGTGGCCTTTGGCGTAATGTTGCCAG ATATCTCAGTCCACTATCAGCTGCTCCTTTGATAGCGTTAGTTGGCTTTGGACTGTATGAGCTGGGTTTTCCATCG GTCGCTAAATGTGTTGAGATTGGTCTGCCTGAACTGATCCTCCTGGTGATATTTGCTATG TACCTGCCCCATACTATACATATGATGAAGTCTATCTTCGACCGGTTTGCTGTTCTATTCACTATTCCCATAGTGTGGCTCTATGCATATCTGCTGACGGTTGGAGGAGCTTACAGGAATGTTTCACCAAAGACCCAATTTCATTGCCGCACTGACCGCTCTGGTCTAATTGGTGGTGCCCCCTG GATAAGAGTACCATATCCCTTCCAGTGGGGTGCTCCAACTTTTGATGCTGGCGAAGCTTTTGCCATGATGGCTGCATCATTTGTTGCTCTGGTGGAG tctactggttcCTTCATTGCTGTTTCAAGATTTGCAAGTGCCACACCTCTCCCACCCTCTGTACTTAGCCGTGGTGTTGGCTGGCAG GGTGTTGGTATCCTTCTGGATGGGCTATTTGGAACTGGAAATGGATCTTCTGTATCGAT TGAAAATGCTGGGTTGCTAGCCTTGACACGTGTTGGTAGCCGAAGAGTAGTGCAAATATCAGCTGGTTTTATGATATTCTTCTCTATGCTTG GAAAATTTGGAGCTGTCTTTGCATCAATACCTGCACCCATCTTTGCAGCCCTCTACTGCGTCTTCTTTGCATACGTTG GTTCTGCTGGGCTTGGCTTCCTTCAGTTCTGCAATCTCAATAGCTTCAGGACAAAGTTCATCCTTGGGTTCTCTGTGTTCATGGGCTTTTCAGTTCCACAGTACTTCAACGAGTACACGTCCGTTGCGGGGTTCGGCCCTGTGCACACGCGTGCAAGATGG TTCAACGACATGGTGAATGTGCTGTTCTCGTCCAAGGCTTTCGTTGGTGGCATTGTTGCATACGTGCTGGACAACACGCTACACAGGCATGACGGCGCTGTCAGGAAAGACCGCGGATACCACTGGTGGGACAAGTTCCGGTCGTACCGGACCGACACAAGGAGCGAGGAGTTCTACTCCCTGCCGTTCAACCTCAACAAGTTCTTCCCCTCGGTTTGA